Proteins from a genomic interval of Nasonia vitripennis strain AsymCx chromosome 3, Nvit_psr_1.1, whole genome shotgun sequence:
- the LOC100119711 gene encoding membrane protein FAM174A-like isoform X1 codes for MTRSRIQRIKFFVFLLIFLLSQLASCDGNFRERRQAAEPVPLDNKSGSKETAGKPAAAERKDVVKELPAQSSAKNASAPIDDVKKAGVDITSKAAPGAASTTAKSASSTIPSTNGMDLSSMNSGALMRGVFVILGLSVLVMAYMVFRSFRLNKSRAQMVRKYGVLAHRQDVEMRPLPLDEDDEDDTTVFDASNISSHRLQSQDS; via the exons atgactCGCTCAAGAATCCAGAGGATCAAGTTTTTCGTTTTCCTACTGATATTCCTGCTATCTCAGTTGGCGAGTTGCGACGGGAATTTCCGAGAAAGACGTCAAGCCGCTGAGCCTGTGCCTTTAGATAATAAAAGTGGAAGCAAGGAAACCGCTGGTAAACCCGCTGCGGCAGAGAGAAAGGATGTGGTCAAGGAGTTGCCTGCACAAAGTAGCGCAAAAAATGCATCTGCCCCGATTGACGACGTTAAAAAAGCAGGGGTTGACATAACCTCGAAAGCGGCTCCTGGAGCCGCTTCGACTACTGCAAAGTCTGCATCCTCGACAATTCCG TCAACCAATGGGATGGATTTATCTTCTATGAATTCTGGAGCATTAATGAGGGGTGTTTTTGTTATACTCGGCCTTAGTGTGCTTGTTATGGCATATATGGTGTTCCGTAGTTTTAG GTTAAATAAGTCACGTGCTCAAATGGTTAGGAAGTATGGTGTTCTTGCGCATAGGCAAGATGTTGAGATGAGGCCACTACCATTGGATGAGGATGATGAGGATGACACAACAGTTTTTGATGCAAGTAACATCTCTTCGCACAGATTGCAGTCTCAAGATTCATAA
- the LOC100679490 gene encoding uncharacterized protein LOC100679490 gives MEINKDFDLLKKVSAYFDENTLRKIVAEEKSIDKSDIEILSWNFEKISGKGDNYLSVVDRLFIKSRAQQKTLETRIIVKSMPENVFRRKLLRSAEYFRNEIIFYTEISRRFSKYLKSKGQAQLLSIPLCFAYHLDGDNDFIALQDVTDLGFSPISRHACLNYEECKYIIEAIAQFHAISFAYKNEHREEFERIASLLNETFYREDIFETSFKCFNDDLFRIARDALAKEYPGSKGEKVFNSYEPDKLYKKVVDICAKKDAETSVISQGDTWAPNFMMRRTKHGKTEILILDFQIARCASPVLDVVFFIYQCTDKKLRDRYYDTLLKEYYDILTKTMKLLGTDADVHYSWETFQKEVKEQSLYGLMFALMNVPLSLIPENAVFDLDSIKEEVSDIADLDTLPNLEKAEDRQRLADIILHAVEKEFI, from the exons ATGGAAATTAATAAAGATTTCGATCTGTTGAAAAAAGTTAGTGCGTATTTTGACGAGAACACATTGCGGAAAATTGTTGCCGAAGAGAAGAGCATCGATAAAAGTGATATTGAAATTCTATCttggaattttgaaaaaattagcgGCAAGGGTGATAATTACTTATCAGTCGTCGATAGACTTTTTATCAAAAGCCGAGCTCAGCAAAAAACGTTAGAAACGaggattattgtaaaatctATGCCGGAAAACGTGTTTAGAAGAAAATTGCTCAGGAGTGCAGAATATTTTCGCAATGAGATCATCTTTTATACAGAG ATCTCCAGGAGATTTTCGAAATACTTGAAGTCCAAGGGTCAGGCTCAACTATTGAGCATACCTCTTTGTTTTGCTTATCACCTTGACGGAGATAATGACTTCATAGCTTTGCAAGATGTTACTGATCTGGGATTTAGTCCGATATCGCGTCATGCGTGCCTAAATTATGAAGAATGCAAATACATCATTGAAGCAATTGCCCAATTCCATGCTATTTCATTTGCTTATAAAAATGAACATAGAGAGGAGTTTGAACGCATAGCTTCTCTTTTGAACGAAACTTTTTACAGAGAAGATATTTTCGAAACTTCGTTCAAGTGTTTTAAC GATGATTTATTTCGAATTGCAAGAGATGCTCTAGCTAAGGAATACCCCGGCAGCAAAGGAGAGAAAGTATTCAACTCGTACGAACCAGACaagttatataaaaaagtaGTTGATATTTGCGCAAAAAAAGATGCGGAGACGTCGGTTATTAGTCAAGGGGACACATGGGCGCCAAATTTTATGATGCGTCGGACGAAACACGGAAAAACCGAGATTCTAATACTAGATTTTCAAATTGCTAGATGTGCGAGTCCTGTCCTCGACGtcgtatttttcatttaccaATGCACTGATAAAAAACTTCGAGACAGATACTATGATACATTGTTGAAGGAATACTACGACATACTGACAAAAACAATGAAACTACTTGGAACTGATGCAGATGTGCATTACTCATGGGAAACTTTTCAAAAGGAG gTAAAAGAGCAATCGTTGTACGGCTTGATGTTTGCCTTAATGAATGTGCCTTTGAGTTTAATACCAGAGAATGCAGTGTTTGATTTAGATTCAATAAAGGAAGAAGTTTCTGATATTGCAGATTTGGATACATTGCCAAATCTAGAAAAAGCCGAAGACAGACAGAGACTTGCTGACATCATTTTACATGCTGTGGAAAAAGAATTTATATGA
- the LOC100119601 gene encoding uncharacterized protein LOC100119601 produces the protein MAKDKSLLEDVSKYFTEETLQNIVGTLSNEDVKNVEVLSWDFGDANAKGDSYLSTVNKVTIKAKVKNQEKDVKIVVKSLPNNMGRRKTYRSADFFHNEIMFYTEIAATYEKYLKSKNQSSLLILPTCLAFHLDGENDYIALEDVSPLGFGQAARQSCLTLEQSSYMLEAIARFHGVSFAYKDQHKENFEKITSKIFETYFTDELYKNWYKRFHARLLEIAKDALAKEYPNSKGEKQFNSYPPGVLYKKSAEFCSQWKATTSVVNQGDSWAPNFLIRTNPTGKPEVLLLDFQLARCVSPVLDLSFFIYSCTDQTLREKHFDDLLKIYHNELSKTIKVLGSNPEKIYSWEQFSKEVKEQFVHGVTFGLESVTFGMLPADETFDLDVIKEDKVDIADVWTVQNIKTSEDRRRLAGIILHAADRGFL, from the exons ATGGCTAAAGACAAAAGTCTGCTCGAAGATGTCAGCAAGTATTTTACAGAGGAAACACTTCAAAATATCGTAGGCACTTTGAGTAACGAAGATGTTAAGAACGTTGAGGTGCTATCCTGGGACTTTGGAGATGCAAATGCTAAAGGAGACAGTTATCTATCAACTGTTAACAAAGTTACTATCAAGGCTAAAGTGAAGAATCAAGAAAAGGATGTGAAGATTGTTGTTAAATCATTGCCAAACAACAtgggaagaagaaaaacctACAGGAGTGCTGACTTTTTCCATAACGAAATTATGTTCTATACTGAG ATTGCTGCCACATATGAGAAATATTTGAAGTCTAAAAATCAGTCTTCGTTGCTGATTCTACCTACTTGCTTAGCTTTCCACTTGGATGGAGAGAATGACTACATTGCACTCGAAGACGTTAGTCCCCTTGGTTTTGGTCAAGCAGCTCGCCAAAGCTGCCTTACATTAGAGCAATCCAGTTATATGTTAGAAGCAATTGCTCGATTCCATGGAGTATCATTTGCTTATAAAGATCAACACAAAGAAAACTTTGAGAAGATAACTTCCAAGATTTTTGAAACTTACTTTACAGATGAATTGTACAAAAATTGGTACAAACGTTTTCAT GCAAGGTTACTTGAAATTGCTAAAGATGCATTGGCTAAAGAATATCCTAACAGTAAGGGAGAAAAACAGTTCAACTCCTACCCCCCTGGTGTATTGTACAAAAAAAGTGCTGAATTTTGTTCACAGTGGAAGGCTACCACATCAGTTGTTAACCAGGGAGATTCATGGGCTCCTAATTTCTTGATACGAACAAATCCAACTGGCAAACCAGAAGTATTGCTGCTTGATTTTCAACTAGCAAGATGTGTGAGCCCAGTATTAGATTTGTCTTTCTTTATATACTCTTGTACTGATCAAACATTGCGAGAAAAACATTTTGATGATTTACTTAAAATCTACCATAATGAACTGTCAAAAACTATCAAGGTCCTTGGATCTAATCCAGAAAAAATATACTCTTGGGAACAGTTCTCAAAAGAG GTAAAAGAGCAGTTTGTTCATGGAGTAACATTTGGTTTAGAATCAGTTACGTTTGGTATGCTGCCAGCGGACGAAACATTCGATTTAGATGTTATAAAAGAAGATAAAGTAGATATTGCAGATGTTTGGactgtgcaaaatataaagACTTCCGAAGATAGACGTCGATTAGCAGGCATAATCTTACATGCAGCAGACAGAGGATTTTTGTAA
- the LOC116415680 gene encoding uncharacterized protein LOC116415680: MSGKNAKDVSLLKRVSIYFTEDVLKKVVAPENPNNVEILSWDFGDASAKGDSYMSIVDRVTILSKIDGKIVETRIVVKSLPQNKARRITFRSVEFFDTEIIFYTEIAPRFEKYLKSKGKSDFLNIPRCLAYHHDKENDFLVLQDVGLLGYGPLCRQASLSYKQCKCVAESLARFHAISFGFKHENPEEYAKMADMLTETFYREDIYENWYNRFFDTVLTRIAKDALAKEYPGSKGEKVFNSYGPGALVRKSIELCHRKHEPTAVIGQGDAWAPNFLARENESGKIEALMLDFQLARSASPVIDLSFFIYACTDQRMRDKYYEKILDDYYNELVKSVKLLGVDPDVVYPRDVFQKEIKEQSVCGFTFALEAVPFTMMPPEEAFDLDQIKEDQVDISDVWTLPNIKSAENRRRHAEMILNAVDSGFI; the protein is encoded by the exons ATGTCGGGAAAAAACGCCAAAGACGTCAGTCTTTTGAAAAGAGTAAGCATCTATTTCACCGAAGATGTGCTGAAAAAAGTCGTAGCGCCTGAAAATCCAAACAACGTGGAAATACTGAGTTGGGACTTCGGCGACGCGTCGGCTAAAGGCGATAGCTACATGTCAATAGTCGATCGCGTTACAATACTCAGCAAAATCGATGGAAAAATTGTCGAGACGCGTATCGTCGTGAAAAGCTTGCCCCAGAACAAGGCGAGGAGAATCACCTTCAGAAGCGTCGAATTTTTCGATACGGAAATCATCTTTTACACTGAG ATAGCGCCAAGATTTGAGAAGTACCTGAAATCCAAAGGAAAGAGCGACTTTTTGAACATTCCTCGTTGCCTCGCTTACCATCACGACAAGGAGAACGACTTCCTGGTTCTGCAGGACGTCGGGTTACTGGGCTACGGTCCGCTTTGTCGACAAGCCAGTCTGAGCTACAAGCAATGTAAATGCGTGGCCGAGAGTCTCGCTAGATTCCACGCGATTTCGTTTGGCTTCAAACACGAGAATCCAGAGGAATATGCCAAGATGGCAGACATGCTCACGGAGACCTTCTACAGAGAGGACATCTACGAGAACTGGTACAATCGTTTCTTT GACACGGTCCTAACGAGGATCGCCAAAGACGCCTTGGCAAAGGAATATCCAGGCAGTAAGGGCGAGAAGGTCTTCAACTCTTACGGGCCTGGAGCTTTAGTGAGAAAGTCCATCGAACTTTGCCACAGAAAGCACGAGCCGACGGCGGTCATCGGTCAGGGCGACGCCTGGGCGCCGAACTTTTTGGCTCGAGAGAATGAGTCGGGCAAGATCGAAGCGCTCATGCTCGACTTTCAGCTGGCCAGAAGCGCGAGTCCGGTAATCGATCTATCATTCTTCATCTACGCCTGCACTGATCAGCGAATGAGGGACAAGTACTACGAGAAAATTCTCGACGATTACTACAACGAGCTCGTAAAGTCTGTAAAGCTGCTCGGTGTGGATCCGGACGTGGTCTATCCACGCGATGTCTTCCAGAAAGAG ATAAAAGAACAGTCGGTGTGCGGATTTACGTTCGCGTTAGAGGCTGTTCCGTTCACGATGATGCCGCCCGAAGAAGCCTTCGATTTGGATCAGATTAAAGAAGATCAAGTCGATATTTCAGACGTGTGGACTCTACCGAATATTAAGTCCGCCGAGAATAGACGGCGACATGCCGAGATGATTTTGAATGCCGTTGATAGCGGATTTATATAA